In Lytechinus variegatus isolate NC3 chromosome 6, Lvar_3.0, whole genome shotgun sequence, the DNA window GATATCTTTCTGAGCCTGACGAATCCAGTACCGCTCTGCTTCCCGTATGAATTTGTGAGATGACCACTGCAATCTGGATCACGAGTTGCTTCAACCACTGGCTTTTTGGCAGTTCTCTCACAGACAATACTCTTGCGGTGACCATCTTGAGCTTTGTCCAGTTGGAGTACTTTGTAGCATCCAAGATTGGTTTCGTTTTGTCCTCCATCTTGACACCTAGTGCATATGTCTTCGCATTCCGTACATGgaactttttcttttctttgtcttttggATCTGTAGGGATATTCTCGGGTGTCTTTGGCCACATTGATGGAGAAAGTTTTAAGAACTCTGGACCATCTATCACTCGCTTCATCTCACTTGCAGTACCTCTAGACACCAGGTCAATTGCATTCTGGGCAGATGGTACATAGGCGACATCAGAGATAGGATCAAATCTAGTGGTGATTTCGCCTACCCTGTAGgcgacatacatgtaggcacgGAAGGATTTGGACTGACCCCTCAACCAGCTGATGGCAGTCATACTGTCAGTCCATATTTTCCAGTATGCTATGTTGATACGGAGGGCATCTCTGATCGTGCACATCAGTCTCGACAGCAAAAGAATTGCTTGCAGCTCTTTCCTGGGCATGCTCGATTGCTTCAGCGGTGTAAGCCTTGCTCTCGCACACACAAAGGACAACTCTGCCCCTGTTCCTTCCAGATGGGACCACCTGAGCCACACTCCCATGCCCATCGCGTCTTCAGATGCATCACTTAGTCCATGTAGTGACACCTCAGGCAAGGGTCTCGTTCCTTTAAACTCCTCTGGAATTAGGCATCTCGGTATCTCAACATCCACTACTTCCTCCAGGTCCTTGTTTATGGCATCCAGTGTTGCACAGAGTTCTTTTTGGGAGTCAATAGGCGTATCCCAATCCAAATTGAGTTGCCATAGTTTTTGCAGGAGGATCTTTGGCCTCACCAATATTCCAGACAAAACTCCGAAGAAATCGTAGTATGATGCCGTCTGTTTCAGAATGCTGCGCTTCGTAGGTATACCCTTGATTGGTTTCACCTCTTTGACGCTCAGCTTGTCTTTCTCCAAATTCCATTTGGTCCAAGCACTGTTGCAGACTTCATATCCTCGGTCTCATCACAAACCTCTCGTTTGTTTGACTGCCACTTACGTAGATTGAACTTTCCCTTCTCTAGGGTCTTTGTGAGCTTCGATTTGAGTTCAAGAGCTTGCTGCACATCAGAAACAGATTCGTTCAAATCGTCCATGTAGAACTGGTGGACAACTACATCTTTCAGTCCTTCATCTCTTGGAGCATGTTCCTCGACGACATGTCGCAGTGTGAGGATGGCAGCTGTTGGTGAGGGTTTGTCCCCAAAAGTCACAGTGCTGAGCTCGAAAACCTGTAACGGGTGACTTGGGCTCTCTCTGAAGACGTAACGATGAAATCTGGCATCATCTGGTTTGATTTTGATGGCTTGGTACATCTTGCTTATATCAGCAATAACTCCAACCTCATTCTCTCTGAAGCGCAAGGCGACTTCATACAGGTTTGAATTAACATTCTCTCCTTTCATCAAATAGTCATTTAGTGCATGACCTTGGAATCGTGACTTTCCATCATACACTACCCGCACAGGAGTGGTAGTTGAGTCCTTGGTGACTGCGAAATGTGGAAGAAACCACATTTTCTTTCCTGTAGCGCGGTCTTGTCTCATCTCTTCGTCTGTCACGTGTCTGGAAACGCCCCTCTTAACCTGATCTCTCATCTGCTTGCAATACACCTCCCATTCAGCAGGCCTG includes these proteins:
- the LOC121417577 gene encoding uncharacterized protein LOC121417577; this encodes MGMGVWLRWSHLEGTGAELSFVCARARLTPLKQSSMPRKELQAILLLSRLMCTIRDALRINIAYWKIWTDSMTAISWLRGQSKSFRAYMYVAYRVGEITTRFDPISDVAYVPSAQNAIDLVSRGTASEMKRVIDGPEFLKLSPSMWPKTPENIPTDPKDKEKKKFHVRNAKTYALGVKMEDKTKPILDATKYSNWTKLKMVTARVLSVRELPKSQWLKQLVIQIAVVISQIHTGSRAVLDSSGSERYQLS
- the LOC121417578 gene encoding uncharacterized protein LOC121417578 — its product is MEGKHSYPLTLTEIDKPCGNAQVIQADIIQQYAHLSEIEVNTAPSTTIDVLLGVDNTYLMIWEEFIRGPRCDDPVAVRCPLGWYIQGGRSCGTTPLLNYLNVSAIGPIEEFIGLETMGLEPKRCKCSTDLLDRNATEVMQQSVSQLPNGSYEIALPWKKPPESLPDNYEYAVKRQKHLEKQFADRPAEWEVYCKQMRDQVKRGVSRHVTDEEMRQDRATGKKMWFLPHFAVTKDSTTTPVRVVYDGKSRFQGHALNDYLMKGENVNSNLYEVALRFRENEVGVIADISKMYQAIKIKPDDARFHRYVFRESPSHPLQVFELSTVTFGDKPSPTAAILTLRHVVEEHAPRDEGLKDVVVHQFYMDDLNESVSDVQQALELKSKLTKTLEKGKFNLRKWQSNKREVCDETEDMKSATVLGPNGIWRKTS